Proteins encoded within one genomic window of Natator depressus isolate rNatDep1 chromosome 1, rNatDep2.hap1, whole genome shotgun sequence:
- the IFNG gene encoding interferon gamma, translating to MTPQIYLFILLSISSCFGCFFCQSILPKIEEDIEKLKADFNSSQPDVADGGSIFTERLKSWTETTEKKIILSQIISMYLKMFENIVPDTSKLHVENIHNALYTLSNSLTESFKKVNDLMELARLPMNDLKIQRKAVNELFPTLQKLLLDHPTTHVKRKRSQSQKRKCRC from the exons ATGACTCCTCAGATTTATCTCTTCATCCTTCTATCTATCAGCTCTTGTTTTGGATGTTTCTTTTGTCAATCAATTCTTCCTAAAATAGAAGAAGATATAGAAAAACTCAAAGCTGACTTT AATTCAAGTCAGCCAGATGTAGCTGATGGCGGATCTATTTTCACAGAAAGACTGAAAAGTTGGACAGAG acaactgaaaaaaaaatcatactcaGCCAGATCATTTCCATGTActtgaaaatgtttgaaaatattgtCCCGGATACGAGTAAATTGCACGTCGAGAACATACACAATGCCCTGTATACGCTGAGCAACAGCCTAACTGAAAGCTTCAAAAAAGTAAATGACCTAATGGAGTTGGCAAGACTTCCG ATGAATGATTTGAAAATCCAACGCAAAGCTGTTAATGAACTTTTCCCCACCTTACAAAAACTACTACTGGACCATCCAACTACTCACGTAAAGAGAAAAAGGAGCCAAAGTCAGAAAAGGAAATGTAGATGTTGA